From Salvia splendens isolate huo1 chromosome 16, SspV2, whole genome shotgun sequence, a single genomic window includes:
- the LOC121771037 gene encoding uncharacterized protein LOC121771037 isoform X2: protein MGDNLEIRIEQGFALNPTPEKLIKGYLIPWVTGQNPTWNGVVEKDIYGDSSPWEIFSDIESLYHSKMEEKGAIKYTIFAFTTLVRARNSKRVSRKAGKGTWDGQTGPMKIEDSNTGFIIGQSKMFTFGNSGEADVGHWIMHEYSLSKELVMKSGRANAANLVVCKITKTVEKKGESLHNTNQGFFNGDYQVQCAQPELYDDGSNYERFAPATSEGFSSEYIGNNGDYQVQAAQPESYDDGSDYAIFVPNINESPAGIGYRDRYDAPAAQPEPNVDGSNHMRLAPDTTESPAAIGYNDRNDAMAAQPKSNGESCNLVRFAPETNEGFFNGDYQVQCAQPESYGDGSNYERFTPDTNVGFSSEYIGNTADHLVQAAQPESYGDGSYYARCAPDTNEGFPLENRRNDGGYQASAAQLESYGNTSSYMRLAPDTNEGFLPANIGHDGRLPALPESYGDNSIYATNVPNTNEFLLPAYDVPIVQPGVVSTVQQSGAPLQPDAYKLTFPANEVQFANPGIVSISEPYYGGYEVPVFQPEMSYPRISDGSLSSIVQPYCGGYEAPVPVLASPMKRAAEVDLLRNGQDLKRQKCDGYEAGEPTPLSFDGLDFDFNLHPGPAI, encoded by the exons ATGGGTGATAACTTGGAAATCCGGATCGAGCAGGGATTCGCGCTCAATCCGACCCCGGAGAAGCTGATCAAAGGCTACCTGATTCCATGGGTGACGGGGCAGAATCCGACATGGAACGGCGTCGTTGAGAAGGACATCTACGGCGACAGCTCCCCGTGGGAGATTTTCAGCGACATCGAGTCGCTTTACCACTCGAAGATGGAGGAAAAGGGCGCCATCAAGTACACCATCTTCGCCTTCACTACGCTGGTAAGGGCTCGAAATTCCAAGAGGGTTTCAAGAAAGGCCGGGAAGGGCACGTGGGATGGCCAGACTGGCCCCATGAAGATTGAAGACTCCAACACCGGTTTTATCATCGGTCAATCCAAGATGTTCACGTTCGGGAACTCAGGCGAGGCGGACGTCGGCCATTGGATTATGCATGAATATTCTCTTAGTAAGGAGTTGGTTATGAAGAGCGGCCGAGCAAACGCCGCCAATCTCGTCGTCTGTAAGATCACTAAAACTGTCGAGAAGAAGGGCGAATCCcttcacaacacaaatcag GGATTTTTTAACGGTGATTATCAAGTCCAATGTGCGCAACCAGAATTGTACGACGATGGTTCAAATTATGAAAGATTCGCACCGGCCACAAGtgag GGATTTTCATCGGAATATATAGGCAACAACGGCGATTATCAAGTCCAGGCTGCGCAACCAGAATCGTATGACGATGGTTCAGACTATGCAATATTTGTGCCTAACATAAATGAG TCACCCGCGGGGATCGGTTACCGTGACCGTTATGATGCTCCTGCTGCGCAACCAGAGCCGAATGTTGACGGTTCGAATCATATGAGACTTGCGCCAGACACAACTGAG TCACCGGCGGCGATTGGTTACAATGACCGTAATGATGCAATGGCTGCGCAACCAAAGTCGAATGGCGAGAGTTGCAATCTTGTGAGATTCGCGCCGGAAACAAATGag GGATTTTTTAACGGTGATTATCAAGTCCAATGTGCGCAACCAGAATCGTACGGCGATGGTTCAAATTATGAAAGATTCACGCCGGACACAAATGTG GGATTTTCATCGGAATATATAGGCAACACCGCAGATCATCTAGTCCAGGCTGCGCAACCAGAATCGTACGGTGATGGTTCATATTATGCGAGATGTGCACCGGACACAAACGAG GGATTTCCATTGGAAAATAGAAGAAATGATGGCGGTTATCAAGCTTCGGCTGCCCAACTAGAGTCGTACGGCAACACCTCAAGTTACATGAGACTTGCGCCCGACACAAATGAG GGATTCTTACCGGCAAATATAGGCCACGACGGCCGTCTGCCTGCGCTACCAGAGTCGTACGGAGACAATTCCATTTATGCGACAAATGTGCCGAACACAAATGAG TTTTTGTTACCGGCATACGATGTTCCAATTGTGCAACCCGGTGTTGTTTCGACTGTGCAGCAATCCGGTGCGCCGCTACAGCCGGACGCATATAAG TTGACGTTTCCGGCAAATGAAGTTCAATTCGCAAACCCCGGCATTGTTTCGATTTCGGAGCCGTACTACGGTGGTTATGAAGTTCCAGTTTTTCAACCGGAGATGAGTTATCCGAGGATTAGCGATGGTTCGCTTTCTTCGATTGTTCAGCCGTACTGCGGAGGTTACGAAGctccggttccggttctggcTTCCCCGATGAAGAGGGCGGCGGAGGTCGATCTTCTTCGAAATGGACAAGATTTGAAAAGACAGAAATGCGATGGTTATGAAGCCGGTGAACCGACGCCTTTGAGTTTTGATGGCCTTGACTTCGACTTCAACTTACATCCGGGTCCTGctatttag
- the LOC121771037 gene encoding uncharacterized protein LOC121771037 isoform X1 has product MGDNLEIRIEQGFALNPTPEKLIKGYLIPWVTGQNPTWNGVVEKDIYGDSSPWEIFSDIESLYHSKMEEKGAIKYTIFAFTTLVRARNSKRVSRKAGKGTWDGQTGPMKIEDSNTGFIIGQSKMFTFGNSGEADVGHWIMHEYSLSKELVMKSGRANAANLVVCKITKTVEKKGESLHNTNQGFFNGDYQVQCAQPELYDDGSNYERFAPATSEGFSSEYIGNNGDYQVQAAQPESYDDGSDYAIFVPNINESPAGIGYRDRYDAPAAQPEPNVDGSNHMRLAPDTTESPAAIGYNDRNDAMAAQPKSNGESCNLVRFAPETNEGFFNGDYQVQCAQPESYGDGSNYERFTPDTNVGFSSEYIGNTADHLVQAAQPESYGDGSYYARCAPDTNESPTEIGYHAPAVQPHTYIDDSNHGFPLENRRNDGGYQASAAQLESYGNTSSYMRLAPDTNEGFLPANIGHDGRLPALPESYGDNSIYATNVPNTNEFLLPAYDVPIVQPGVVSTVQQSGAPLQPDAYKLTFPANEVQFANPGIVSISEPYYGGYEVPVFQPEMSYPRISDGSLSSIVQPYCGGYEAPVPVLASPMKRAAEVDLLRNGQDLKRQKCDGYEAGEPTPLSFDGLDFDFNLHPGPAI; this is encoded by the exons ATGGGTGATAACTTGGAAATCCGGATCGAGCAGGGATTCGCGCTCAATCCGACCCCGGAGAAGCTGATCAAAGGCTACCTGATTCCATGGGTGACGGGGCAGAATCCGACATGGAACGGCGTCGTTGAGAAGGACATCTACGGCGACAGCTCCCCGTGGGAGATTTTCAGCGACATCGAGTCGCTTTACCACTCGAAGATGGAGGAAAAGGGCGCCATCAAGTACACCATCTTCGCCTTCACTACGCTGGTAAGGGCTCGAAATTCCAAGAGGGTTTCAAGAAAGGCCGGGAAGGGCACGTGGGATGGCCAGACTGGCCCCATGAAGATTGAAGACTCCAACACCGGTTTTATCATCGGTCAATCCAAGATGTTCACGTTCGGGAACTCAGGCGAGGCGGACGTCGGCCATTGGATTATGCATGAATATTCTCTTAGTAAGGAGTTGGTTATGAAGAGCGGCCGAGCAAACGCCGCCAATCTCGTCGTCTGTAAGATCACTAAAACTGTCGAGAAGAAGGGCGAATCCcttcacaacacaaatcag GGATTTTTTAACGGTGATTATCAAGTCCAATGTGCGCAACCAGAATTGTACGACGATGGTTCAAATTATGAAAGATTCGCACCGGCCACAAGtgag GGATTTTCATCGGAATATATAGGCAACAACGGCGATTATCAAGTCCAGGCTGCGCAACCAGAATCGTATGACGATGGTTCAGACTATGCAATATTTGTGCCTAACATAAATGAG TCACCCGCGGGGATCGGTTACCGTGACCGTTATGATGCTCCTGCTGCGCAACCAGAGCCGAATGTTGACGGTTCGAATCATATGAGACTTGCGCCAGACACAACTGAG TCACCGGCGGCGATTGGTTACAATGACCGTAATGATGCAATGGCTGCGCAACCAAAGTCGAATGGCGAGAGTTGCAATCTTGTGAGATTCGCGCCGGAAACAAATGag GGATTTTTTAACGGTGATTATCAAGTCCAATGTGCGCAACCAGAATCGTACGGCGATGGTTCAAATTATGAAAGATTCACGCCGGACACAAATGTG GGATTTTCATCGGAATATATAGGCAACACCGCAGATCATCTAGTCCAGGCTGCGCAACCAGAATCGTACGGTGATGGTTCATATTATGCGAGATGTGCACCGGACACAAACGAG TCACCCACGGAGATCGGTTACCATGCTCCGGCTGTGCAACCACATACGTATATCGATGATTCGAATCAT GGATTTCCATTGGAAAATAGAAGAAATGATGGCGGTTATCAAGCTTCGGCTGCCCAACTAGAGTCGTACGGCAACACCTCAAGTTACATGAGACTTGCGCCCGACACAAATGAG GGATTCTTACCGGCAAATATAGGCCACGACGGCCGTCTGCCTGCGCTACCAGAGTCGTACGGAGACAATTCCATTTATGCGACAAATGTGCCGAACACAAATGAG TTTTTGTTACCGGCATACGATGTTCCAATTGTGCAACCCGGTGTTGTTTCGACTGTGCAGCAATCCGGTGCGCCGCTACAGCCGGACGCATATAAG TTGACGTTTCCGGCAAATGAAGTTCAATTCGCAAACCCCGGCATTGTTTCGATTTCGGAGCCGTACTACGGTGGTTATGAAGTTCCAGTTTTTCAACCGGAGATGAGTTATCCGAGGATTAGCGATGGTTCGCTTTCTTCGATTGTTCAGCCGTACTGCGGAGGTTACGAAGctccggttccggttctggcTTCCCCGATGAAGAGGGCGGCGGAGGTCGATCTTCTTCGAAATGGACAAGATTTGAAAAGACAGAAATGCGATGGTTATGAAGCCGGTGAACCGACGCCTTTGAGTTTTGATGGCCTTGACTTCGACTTCAACTTACATCCGGGTCCTGctatttag
- the LOC121769814 gene encoding uncharacterized protein LOC121769814 → MERDFFKYLPSEITTDILSRLPFRSLVISKSVCKPWLNLIDSDDFRKSEIKTPPALVLLTEKTMDSTWCAIFEIEDEDGVDAEKSHDFHHIPLMDLEIPHGNRATMKGTWRRVEAGAASGFAFYGQSIEFNGNIHWRAFDLGGDMSICGFDVETECFRLFSIPPVEDGGYLNGYLCVLRDCLCYYYTRKYEIVIWMMKEYQVEASWTMDYKLSTLVFDFDVDYVYVHPIKHFKDGDILMLLDEDDLIYYSNKTRSFQQVGMFGDGSAGCLSALTLTPSRFSLKNFGFKNVISF, encoded by the exons ATGGAGCGTGATTTCTTCAAATATCTACCATCAGAAATCACCACCGACATCCTCTCACGCCTGCCCTTCCGAAGCCTCGTAATCAGCAAGTCCGTTTGCAAACCATGGCTCAATTTAATCGATTCCGACGATTTCCGCAAATCCGAAATCAAAACCCCACCCGCCCTAGTCCTCTTGACAGAGAAGACGATGGATTCAACTTGGTGCGCGATTTTCGaaattgaagacgaagacggAGTCGATGCGGAGAAGAGCCATGATTTTCACCACATTCCGCTCATGGATTTGGAAATCCCTCACGGAAACAGAGCAACAATGAAAG GAACATGGAGGCGTGTTGAAGCCGGCGCTGCTTCTGGTTTCGCATTTTATGGTCAAAGCATTGAATTTAATGGCAACATTCACTGGAGAGCATTTGATTTGGGTGGTGACATGTCGATTTGTGGTTTTGATGTTGAAACGGAATGTTTTAGACTCTTCTCAATTCCTCCCGTGGAAGATGGTGGATATCTAAATGGGTATTTGTGTGTTTTAAGGGATTGTCTGTGTTATTATTACACACGTAAATATGAAATTGTCATCTGGATGATGAAGGAATACCAAGTCGAGGCTTCTTGGACCATGGATTACAAGTTGAGTACTCTGGTTTTTGATTTTGATGTGGATTATGTGTATGTTCATCCGATTAAACATTTTAAAGACGGTGATATTTTGATGTTGCTGGACGAAGATGATCTCATCTACTACTCCAACAAGACAAGAAGTTTTCAACAAGTCGGTATGTTTGGGGATGGATCTGCGGGTTGCCTTAGCGCCCTGACTCTCACTCCTAGCCGTTTCTCACTCAAGAATTTCGGATTCAAGAATGTGATCTCGTTTTAG